Proteins from a single region of Sporosarcina sp. P33:
- a CDS encoding acetate kinase produces the protein MPKILSINAGSSSLKFQLIEMTTEKEITKGLFERIGLENSVFSMATDEKKIEKVLDIANHSAAVTMLLEQLLSEGVVSSYDEIDGLGHRVVHGGELYSDSVLITDEVIGKLEEISRFAPLHNPANIVGIKAFKKALPNTPAVAIFDTAFHQTMPEKSFLYALPYEYYENYGIRKYGFHGTSHKYVTERAAKILNRPLEDTRLISCHLGNGASIAAVKGGKSVDTSMGFTPLAGVIMGTRSGNIDPALIPYIMECTEQSAEEVVNVLNKKSGLLGLCGFSSDLRDITEAAEQGNERAQLALDVFTDRIHQHIGQYAAGMGGVDAIIFTAGIGENSAIVREKVMNGLEFMGVYFDPSLNNIRGEEAYISFPHSPVKVLIIPTNEEIMLARDTVRIAGIPVESLEVAAE, from the coding sequence TTGCCGAAAATTTTGTCGATAAATGCCGGAAGTTCTTCTTTGAAGTTCCAATTGATCGAAATGACGACAGAAAAAGAGATTACCAAGGGGTTATTTGAGAGAATCGGTCTAGAGAATTCCGTTTTCTCCATGGCAACAGATGAAAAGAAAATCGAAAAAGTTTTGGATATTGCGAATCACTCTGCAGCCGTCACTATGCTGCTGGAGCAATTGCTCAGTGAAGGGGTTGTTTCATCCTATGATGAGATTGACGGGCTTGGTCACCGCGTAGTTCATGGGGGAGAACTATATAGTGACTCCGTTTTGATCACGGATGAAGTAATTGGAAAATTGGAAGAGATTTCAAGATTCGCACCGCTGCATAATCCGGCAAATATTGTCGGAATCAAAGCATTTAAGAAAGCATTGCCAAATACACCGGCAGTTGCAATTTTCGATACAGCGTTCCATCAGACTATGCCTGAAAAGTCGTTTTTATATGCACTGCCATACGAATATTACGAAAATTATGGCATCCGTAAATACGGTTTCCATGGCACAAGCCATAAATACGTAACAGAGCGTGCTGCCAAAATTTTGAACAGACCGCTTGAAGATACACGGCTAATTTCTTGCCACCTCGGCAACGGCGCAAGTATTGCAGCTGTTAAAGGCGGCAAGTCAGTAGACACGTCAATGGGCTTCACACCGTTGGCGGGCGTCATTATGGGTACTCGATCAGGGAATATCGACCCGGCGCTAATTCCGTACATAATGGAATGTACAGAACAGTCAGCTGAAGAAGTAGTCAATGTATTGAATAAAAAATCAGGGCTGCTCGGCCTTTGCGGATTCTCCAGTGATTTGCGTGATATCACGGAAGCTGCAGAGCAAGGAAACGAACGCGCACAATTAGCGCTTGATGTCTTCACTGACCGTATTCACCAGCATATCGGACAATATGCTGCAGGAATGGGCGGTGTCGACGCGATTATCTTTACAGCTGGAATCGGTGAGAATAGCGCAATTGTGCGGGAGAAGGTTATGAACGGCCTGGAATTTATGGGTGTTTACTTCGATCCAAGCCTTAACAATATCCGCGGCGAAGAAGCGTATATCAGCTTCCCGCATTCACCGGTAAAAGTACTAATTATCCCGACAAACGAAGAAATCATGTTAGCACGCGATACCGTTCGAATTGCAGGTATACCTGTAGAATCGCTGGAAGTCGCAGCAGAATAA
- the tpx gene encoding thiol peroxidase: MVQVTFKNNPIHLLGSEVKVGDQAPDFTVLANDLNPVTLDDSKGKVRLISVVPSVDTGVCSIQTKRFNDEANSLGNDVEVMTVSCDLPFAQARWKEEEKVENVHLYSDHRDLSFGKAFGTAIEELRLLTRSIFVVDRDDNVTYVEYVSEATDHPDYDAAIKAVKELM, translated from the coding sequence ATGGTACAAGTCACATTCAAAAATAATCCGATTCATCTTCTGGGCTCAGAAGTAAAAGTAGGTGATCAGGCACCGGATTTTACAGTGCTTGCGAATGATTTGAATCCTGTCACATTAGATGATTCGAAAGGCAAAGTACGCTTGATCAGTGTAGTGCCTTCTGTCGACACGGGTGTATGCTCTATTCAAACGAAGCGCTTTAACGATGAAGCGAATTCCCTTGGCAATGATGTGGAAGTCATGACGGTTTCATGCGACCTTCCTTTTGCTCAAGCGCGCTGGAAGGAAGAAGAAAAGGTAGAAAATGTACACCTTTATTCTGATCACCGCGACCTGTCATTCGGAAAAGCATTCGGTACGGCAATTGAAGAATTGCGTTTATTGACTCGTTCAATCTTTGTAGTTGACCGCGATGATAACGTAACGTATGTAGAGTATGTCAGTGAAGCAACTGATCATCCGGATTACGATGCAGCCATCAAAGCAGTTAAAGAATTGATGTAA
- the mbcS gene encoding acyl-CoA synthetase MbcS — MNREDLLAPARYNIVSEFEKYATGDGRQAIIYVNEQNQKQEVTYDELIRAANRTANVLTENGLKQGDVVLVMVPRMIEAYVTYIGALKAGLVVIPSSEMLRSSDIEYRIEHSNAKAIIAYDAFTDQLEHVDNIDKVNIYIIGEAKEGEISLTEQEKNAPSEFAARDTASDDTAFLSYTSGTTGKPKGVVHTHGWGYAHLRTAAPNWLGIAERDIVWATAAPGWQKWIWSPFLSVLGSGATGFVYSGKFDVDKYLHFLDEYQINVLCCTPTEYRFMAKAENLNNFSLASVKSAVSAGEPLNREVIDIFEKQFSLTVRDGYGQTENTLLVGTMIGMTPRPGSMGKPTPGNIVEVITDEGTVAGVDEVGDIAVHKSTPALFKEYLNDSERTKMQFRGDYYITGDRAKKDAEGYFWFEGRGDDIIISSGYTIGPFEVEDALIKHPAVRECAVVASPDPERGNVVKAFVVLRDEAADSTEKMVKDLQDHVKQLTAPYKYPRKIEFLQELPKTSSGKIMRVELRKKEQNQ, encoded by the coding sequence ATGAACCGTGAAGACCTGCTTGCGCCGGCTCGCTATAATATTGTTTCGGAGTTCGAAAAATATGCTACGGGTGATGGCAGACAAGCAATAATTTATGTAAATGAGCAAAATCAAAAACAAGAGGTAACATACGATGAACTCATCCGGGCGGCGAACCGAACAGCCAACGTGCTGACAGAGAACGGCCTGAAACAAGGTGATGTAGTATTAGTGATGGTACCGCGCATGATTGAAGCATATGTTACATATATCGGCGCGCTAAAAGCAGGACTTGTTGTAATCCCTAGTTCAGAAATGCTGCGTTCCTCCGATATTGAATACCGAATCGAGCATAGTAATGCAAAAGCAATTATTGCATACGATGCATTCACCGATCAGCTGGAACACGTAGACAATATAGATAAAGTGAATATCTATATTATCGGTGAGGCAAAAGAAGGCGAAATTTCTTTGACAGAACAAGAAAAAAACGCGCCTTCTGAATTTGCGGCCCGTGATACTGCCAGTGACGATACTGCGTTTTTATCGTATACGTCGGGTACAACAGGCAAACCAAAAGGTGTTGTGCATACACATGGATGGGGATACGCACACTTACGTACCGCTGCGCCGAACTGGCTGGGCATTGCGGAACGTGACATTGTCTGGGCTACAGCAGCTCCCGGCTGGCAAAAATGGATTTGGTCACCGTTTTTATCCGTTCTCGGAAGCGGCGCGACAGGATTTGTCTACAGCGGCAAGTTTGATGTAGATAAATACTTACACTTCTTGGATGAATATCAAATCAACGTTCTATGCTGTACTCCGACTGAATATCGTTTTATGGCCAAAGCGGAAAACTTGAATAACTTCTCACTGGCTTCTGTTAAAAGTGCAGTATCTGCCGGCGAACCGTTAAACCGGGAAGTCATTGATATTTTCGAGAAACAGTTTTCACTCACTGTGCGCGACGGCTACGGACAGACAGAAAATACCCTGCTGGTCGGCACGATGATTGGAATGACACCGCGTCCAGGCTCTATGGGGAAGCCGACGCCCGGCAATATTGTGGAAGTGATTACCGATGAAGGAACAGTAGCGGGGGTTGATGAAGTAGGCGATATTGCAGTCCACAAATCAACACCGGCACTTTTTAAAGAGTACTTAAATGACTCTGAACGGACGAAGATGCAATTTAGAGGCGATTATTATATTACAGGCGACCGTGCGAAAAAAGATGCGGAAGGCTATTTTTGGTTTGAAGGACGAGGCGATGATATCATCATCAGCTCGGGTTACACAATTGGGCCTTTCGAAGTGGAAGATGCGCTGATCAAACATCCGGCAGTCCGTGAATGTGCGGTTGTGGCGAGTCCTGATCCAGAACGCGGAAATGTTGTGAAAGCGTTTGTTGTATTGCGTGACGAGGCGGCAGACTCTACTGAAAAAATGGTGAAAGACTTGCAGGATCACGTCAAACAATTGACGGCACCTTATAAATATCCGCGGAAGATTGAGTTTTTACAAGAGTTGCCGAAGACTTCTTCCGGAAAGATTATGCGTGTTGAATTGCGTAAAAAAGAACAAAATCAGTAA
- a CDS encoding metal-dependent hydrolase: protein MKISYHGHSVVKIVTKGKTILIDPFITGNKLTDLKAADEKPDVILLTHGHNDHVGDTMDIAKREDILVVAPNELAVYLGFQGVKTHGMNIGGANEFDFGTVKYTQAFHSSSYTTEDNEIIYTGMPAGLLLTIEDKVIYHAGDTSLFSDMKLYGEAGIDVAFLPIGDNFTMGPEDAAKAVELLNPKLTVPVHFNTFPPIELDPQNFKSLVTNHEVKIMEPGESIEL, encoded by the coding sequence TTGAAAATCTCGTACCATGGCCATTCGGTCGTAAAAATTGTAACAAAAGGGAAAACTATATTAATTGATCCGTTTATTACGGGCAATAAACTGACCGATCTGAAGGCAGCTGATGAAAAACCTGACGTCATCTTGCTTACGCATGGCCATAATGACCATGTCGGCGATACGATGGACATTGCAAAAAGAGAAGATATCCTGGTCGTAGCGCCCAATGAATTAGCCGTATACCTTGGATTCCAGGGGGTAAAAACACACGGTATGAATATCGGCGGGGCAAATGAATTTGATTTTGGAACAGTGAAATATACACAAGCCTTCCATAGTTCATCGTATACTACAGAAGATAATGAAATTATTTATACCGGCATGCCGGCAGGACTGCTGCTGACCATTGAAGACAAAGTCATCTATCATGCCGGAGATACATCGCTGTTCAGTGATATGAAATTATACGGAGAAGCCGGAATAGACGTGGCATTCCTTCCAATCGGGGACAATTTCACAATGGGGCCTGAAGATGCGGCAAAAGCAGTGGAACTTCTGAACCCGAAGCTGACTGTCCCTGTTCACTTTAATACGTTCCCTCCGATTGAGCTCGATCCGCAGAACTTCAAGTCGCTCGTGACGAATCACGAAGTGAAAATTATGGAGCCTGGTGAATCAATCGAGCTGTAA
- a CDS encoding universal stress protein, whose translation MALTYKNIIVAVDGSDEAKWAFKKAIAIADRNDATLHLINIIDTRSYAAVEAYDRSIAERAQKYAEELLQDYSSEAAQAGITNVQVHVEYGSPKTLIPRDIAKKLKADLIICGATGLNRVERFLIGSVSENIVRSAKCDVLVVRTPEHLQD comes from the coding sequence ATGGCACTTACGTACAAAAATATCATCGTAGCTGTGGATGGTTCAGATGAGGCAAAATGGGCTTTCAAAAAAGCGATTGCAATTGCAGATCGTAACGACGCAACTCTTCACTTGATCAATATTATTGATACGCGTTCTTACGCAGCGGTGGAAGCTTACGACCGTTCCATTGCAGAGCGTGCGCAAAAATATGCTGAAGAACTGCTGCAGGACTACAGCTCAGAAGCTGCACAGGCAGGCATTACAAATGTTCAGGTCCATGTGGAATATGGTTCCCCTAAAACATTGATCCCGCGGGATATTGCGAAAAAGCTCAAGGCAGATTTAATTATCTGTGGTGCTACAGGTCTGAACCGTGTAGAACGCTTCTTGATTGGAAGTGTTTCCGAGAATATCGTTCGCTCCGCGAAATGCGATGTACTCGTCGTACGCACACCTGAACACCTTCAGGACTGA
- a CDS encoding class I SAM-dependent methyltransferase, with the protein MNNTEKIFAYYDQHAESTDGLYLDAVLEASEKWLDHPSAVELQNPEKEEIRKGIQLALLKGMKQSAQAHHQMTPDTIGFLIGYVINKLLDGKQPVTFLDPAAGTGNLLFTVLNQYKGAASASAVEIDDVLIQIAAATANLLELPVSFYLQDALRPLPIDLVDAVVSDIPVGYYPDDEVAMEYELMPAEGHAFSHYLYIEQSMRYVKPGGYGLFIVPSRLLSAEGAEPILNFVKDHKLLRGLLELPESLFSDQRFAKSILLLQQPPHEQFIMPDVLLAKIPELGNAAAMQRFFSKLNDWMEAEGE; encoded by the coding sequence ATGAACAATACAGAAAAAATATTTGCGTATTATGACCAGCATGCTGAATCAACGGATGGTCTGTATTTGGATGCCGTATTGGAAGCGAGTGAAAAATGGCTTGATCATCCGTCCGCGGTTGAATTGCAGAATCCCGAAAAAGAAGAAATCCGAAAAGGTATTCAGCTGGCTCTGCTTAAAGGAATGAAACAATCAGCCCAGGCCCATCATCAGATGACTCCAGACACGATTGGTTTTCTGATCGGCTATGTAATTAATAAATTACTCGATGGCAAACAGCCGGTTACGTTTTTGGATCCTGCCGCCGGAACAGGAAATCTCTTATTTACAGTTCTTAATCAATACAAAGGAGCCGCATCTGCAAGTGCGGTGGAAATCGATGATGTATTAATTCAAATTGCAGCAGCGACTGCCAATTTGCTGGAGCTTCCGGTGTCTTTCTATTTGCAGGATGCACTCCGCCCGCTGCCGATTGATTTGGTCGATGCGGTAGTCAGTGATATTCCGGTCGGGTATTATCCTGACGATGAAGTTGCTATGGAGTATGAGCTCATGCCGGCGGAAGGCCATGCGTTTTCCCATTACTTGTATATCGAGCAGTCCATGCGCTATGTGAAGCCGGGCGGTTACGGATTATTTATCGTCCCGTCAAGGCTGCTGAGCGCGGAAGGTGCAGAACCAATTCTGAACTTTGTTAAAGACCATAAGCTGTTAAGAGGTTTGCTGGAATTGCCTGAATCCCTGTTTTCTGATCAGCGTTTCGCAAAAAGTATTTTACTGCTACAGCAGCCGCCACATGAACAATTTATTATGCCGGATGTACTGCTTGCTAAAATTCCGGAGCTCGGAAATGCCGCGGCAATGCAGAGGTTCTTCAGTAAATTGAATGACTGGATGGAAGCGGAAGGGGAGTGA
- the sppA gene encoding signal peptide peptidase SppA — protein MNAKRWIAVAVAATLIIVSVGINMMSWVFTRDWNSFVNEINVMEKQVQETIVEEGSSSERIAVLTVDGVIQDTGEASIFSGAEYNHRQFMTQLNELANDDTVKGIVLSVNSPGGGVLESSDIYDALTEIQSAKKIPVYAAMGGMAASGGYYISAPADKIYVHPETLTGSIGVIMQSVNYGKLAEKYGVDFPTIKSGPYKDMMSPTREMKSEERAMLQEMIDDSYQRFVDIIVEGRGMKEAAVRKVADGRVMNGRQAIEAGLADDYGKLPLVISQMKEDYHLEKAEVFEYGTPTNLTALLSMKAHDVFSGDAESQIMKKLLTDNHAPRMMYLYGE, from the coding sequence ATGAATGCAAAAAGATGGATTGCCGTTGCTGTTGCGGCGACATTGATTATTGTGTCCGTTGGGATCAATATGATGTCATGGGTCTTTACGAGAGACTGGAACAGTTTCGTCAATGAAATCAATGTAATGGAAAAGCAGGTGCAGGAAACAATCGTGGAGGAAGGAAGTTCCAGTGAACGCATCGCGGTATTAACGGTGGATGGCGTTATTCAGGACACAGGTGAAGCGTCTATATTCAGCGGAGCGGAGTACAATCACCGCCAATTTATGACGCAATTGAATGAATTGGCAAATGACGACACCGTGAAAGGGATTGTACTTTCAGTGAATTCCCCAGGCGGCGGTGTGCTGGAATCTTCCGATATCTATGATGCGCTGACAGAAATTCAGTCAGCGAAAAAAATTCCGGTGTATGCGGCGATGGGCGGCATGGCGGCTTCAGGAGGCTATTATATTTCCGCTCCGGCAGACAAGATATATGTTCATCCTGAAACATTAACCGGTTCAATTGGAGTCATCATGCAGTCTGTCAATTATGGAAAACTGGCGGAAAAATACGGAGTCGATTTCCCGACGATTAAATCAGGTCCATATAAAGATATGATGAGTCCTACACGGGAAATGAAATCTGAAGAACGTGCCATGCTGCAAGAAATGATTGATGACTCGTATCAGCGTTTCGTCGACATTATTGTAGAAGGGCGCGGCATGAAAGAAGCAGCGGTGCGCAAAGTAGCCGATGGGCGCGTCATGAATGGCCGTCAAGCAATTGAAGCAGGGCTTGCTGATGATTATGGAAAGCTGCCCCTTGTCATTTCTCAAATGAAAGAAGACTATCATTTGGAGAAAGCGGAAGTGTTTGAGTATGGAACACCTACAAATTTAACCGCATTGCTTTCCATGAAAGCCCATGATGTATTCAGTGGAGATGCAGAGTCACAAATCATGAAAAAGCTGCTGACTGATAATCACGCGCCGCGCATGATGTATTTATATGGTGAGTAA
- a CDS encoding NAD kinase: MTSEYVIFLFSRLDEDTVHKKSFVGKQLQKEGFVLTDNHTEANVVISIGSDGTFLQAVRKTDFRQDCIYLGLSIKGPHGVYCDFQYDDIRPLIQTLRQSTIKERHYPLLEVKINGHKPFYCLNEFSIRSTIIRTFVMDIYIDDLLFETFLGDGMIISTPTGSTAYNKSVKGAVIDPLLQSFQVTELASVNNNRYRTLGASFILSNQRQLTLSIQQEGNEFPSIAADNEALGIKQVEKVEAMLSKKVIRTAKLSDNSFFEKVQRTFF, translated from the coding sequence ATGACTTCGGAATACGTGATATTTCTGTTTAGCCGGCTGGACGAAGATACCGTCCATAAAAAAAGTTTTGTTGGAAAACAGCTGCAAAAGGAAGGTTTTGTACTGACAGACAATCATACAGAAGCAAATGTTGTTATCAGTATCGGCAGTGACGGAACTTTCCTTCAGGCAGTGCGCAAGACTGATTTCCGTCAGGACTGCATTTACCTGGGACTTTCTATAAAAGGTCCGCACGGCGTATATTGCGATTTCCAATATGATGATATTCGCCCGCTGATACAAACATTACGGCAATCAACTATTAAAGAACGTCATTACCCTTTACTGGAAGTGAAAATTAACGGGCATAAACCTTTTTATTGTCTGAATGAATTCAGTATCCGCTCCACGATCATCCGCACATTCGTCATGGATATTTACATCGACGATTTGCTATTCGAAACCTTTTTAGGTGACGGCATGATCATTTCGACGCCTACAGGCAGCACGGCGTACAATAAGTCCGTAAAAGGCGCGGTGATTGACCCGCTGCTTCAAAGTTTCCAGGTGACTGAGCTCGCATCTGTAAACAATAACCGTTACCGCACACTTGGCGCTTCCTTTATTTTAAGCAATCAGCGTCAATTGACTCTCAGCATTCAGCAGGAAGGCAATGAATTCCCGTCGATCGCTGCCGACAACGAAGCGCTTGGCATTAAACAAGTTGAAAAGGTGGAAGCGATGCTGAGCAAGAAAGTCATCCGTACAGCCAAGCTTTCAGACAACTCATTCTTCGAAAAAGTTCAGCGCACGTTTTTTTGA
- a CDS encoding alpha/beta-type small acid-soluble spore protein → MPNNNSGNSNQLLVPGVQQALNQMKEEIASEFGVQLGPDSTSRANGSVGGEITKRLVRQAQSQMNGYTK, encoded by the coding sequence ATGCCAAACAACAACAGCGGCAACTCAAACCAATTGTTAGTTCCAGGAGTACAGCAGGCGCTAAACCAAATGAAAGAAGAAATTGCTTCTGAATTTGGAGTACAACTTGGACCAGACTCCACATCGCGTGCCAACGGATCCGTCGGCGGAGAAATCACAAAGCGATTAGTGCGTCAGGCTCAATCTCAAATGAATGGTTACACAAAGTAA
- a CDS encoding RDD family protein: protein MMNELPDTDQTVQMEQRLIPKYAGFWIRLWAFLLDMLVISAISGIFVKPVFRVLDIAITKPSAFLFSPYKVTALVLLLLYFMLMTKFAGQTIGKMVMGIRVMTADGRKPGWSAILFREGFGRFISQMLWIPYLLVLFLPKKMALHDLFADTVVVHERTFERVEVQKMIHPEQHQLQEDPTV, encoded by the coding sequence ATGATGAACGAACTGCCGGATACAGATCAAACAGTGCAGATGGAACAGAGACTCATACCTAAATACGCTGGATTCTGGATCAGACTATGGGCATTTTTACTTGATATGCTAGTTATTTCGGCGATAAGCGGCATCTTTGTCAAGCCGGTGTTTCGCGTGCTCGATATAGCCATTACCAAGCCATCCGCCTTTTTATTCAGCCCGTATAAAGTGACGGCACTTGTTTTACTGCTGCTGTATTTTATGTTGATGACGAAGTTTGCGGGGCAGACGATAGGAAAGATGGTCATGGGAATCCGTGTCATGACAGCGGACGGACGCAAGCCAGGCTGGAGCGCTATTCTGTTCAGAGAAGGCTTCGGACGTTTTATTTCACAAATGTTATGGATTCCTTATTTGCTCGTTTTGTTCCTGCCGAAAAAGATGGCGCTTCATGACTTGTTTGCGGATACAGTCGTTGTTCATGAACGCACATTTGAAAGAGTGGAAGTTCAGAAGATGATACATCCTGAACAACATCAGTTGCAAGAAGACCCTACCGTTTAG
- a CDS encoding Xaa-Pro peptidase family protein: MANIQKVQDFLVEHSIDAALITNPDNIFYLTDFRSDPHERLLGVVVFKEKDPFIICPAMEVADVKAIGWNYDIIGYKDTDNAFAFLEQAITERISSFLLLAIEKQHLTVDRFEILQSRFPSLQFANLDEKLASCRLVKNEIELEHLRKAAELADYAIEVGCNEIAEGKTELEIVQAVETAVKQKGAEKMSFDTIIVSGTKTASPHGIPGERKIEKGDFILFDLGVVYKGYCSDITRTVSFGEPSEEKRKIYETVKKAQQAAIDVVRPGTLAKEVDLAARSVIEEAGYGELFPHRIGHGLGISVHEYPSLTGTNDMPLEKGMVFTIEPGIYDPSITGVRIEDDLYVTEDGVEVLTKFPKDLKVIG, translated from the coding sequence TTGGCGAACATTCAAAAAGTACAGGATTTCTTAGTTGAACATTCTATCGACGCAGCACTTATTACGAATCCCGATAATATATTTTATCTGACAGATTTCCGCAGTGATCCGCACGAAAGATTGCTTGGCGTAGTGGTTTTCAAAGAAAAGGACCCGTTTATTATTTGTCCCGCGATGGAAGTCGCTGATGTAAAAGCAATTGGCTGGAATTATGATATTATCGGCTATAAAGACACAGACAACGCCTTTGCATTTTTAGAACAGGCGATTACTGAAAGAATTTCTTCGTTCTTATTGCTGGCAATTGAAAAACAGCATCTGACAGTAGATCGTTTTGAAATTTTACAGTCGCGCTTCCCTTCCTTGCAATTTGCGAACTTGGATGAGAAACTCGCAAGCTGCAGATTAGTTAAAAATGAAATTGAATTGGAACATCTGCGTAAAGCGGCAGAATTGGCGGACTATGCCATCGAAGTCGGCTGCAATGAAATCGCAGAAGGCAAAACGGAGCTGGAAATCGTGCAGGCGGTAGAGACCGCAGTGAAACAAAAAGGCGCAGAGAAAATGTCATTTGACACAATTATTGTTTCAGGCACAAAAACTGCCTCGCCCCACGGCATTCCGGGTGAACGAAAAATAGAGAAAGGCGATTTCATTTTATTCGATCTTGGCGTTGTATATAAAGGATATTGTTCGGATATAACGCGGACAGTGTCATTCGGCGAACCGTCTGAAGAAAAGCGTAAGATCTATGAGACAGTCAAAAAAGCCCAGCAGGCGGCAATTGACGTGGTGCGTCCCGGCACACTGGCAAAAGAGGTTGATCTTGCGGCTCGTTCTGTCATTGAAGAAGCAGGTTACGGTGAGCTCTTCCCGCACCGAATCGGACACGGTCTCGGTATTTCCGTTCATGAATATCCTTCATTAACAGGTACAAATGATATGCCTCTTGAAAAAGGTATGGTGTTCACGATTGAACCGGGCATTTATGACCCGTCAATTACCGGTGTGCGTATCGAAGATGATTTGTATGTGACGGAAGACGGAGTCGAAGTGCTGACAAAGTTCCCTAAAGATCTGAAAGTTATCGGATAA
- the ald gene encoding alanine dehydrogenase encodes MRIGVPKEIKNNENRVAIAPASVLTLKNAGHEVLIETGAGIGSSFKDEEYAEAGATIVNTAAEAWGAEMVLKVKEPDASEYQYFREGLILFAYLHLAPELKLTQALLENKVTAIAYETVQLPSGGLPLLAPMSEVAGRMATQIGAQYLEKTRGGKGILLAGVPGVSRGKITIIGGGQAGTNAARVAIGIGAHVTILDLSVERVRQLDEIFGEHIQTLVSNPYNIAHAVKDADLVIGCVLIPGAKAPTLVTEEMVKSMSPGSVLIDIAIDQGGIFETSDRVTTHDDPTYTKHGIIHYAVANMPGAVPQTSTMALTNVTIPYALQIANKGVKKACMDNEALRKGINTLAGHITYQAVAEAQELEHVQVEKALETI; translated from the coding sequence ATGCGTATAGGTGTTCCAAAAGAAATTAAAAACAATGAAAACCGAGTGGCAATAGCCCCTGCAAGTGTATTGACATTAAAAAATGCCGGACATGAAGTATTAATTGAAACAGGTGCGGGTATAGGGTCAAGTTTCAAGGACGAGGAGTATGCGGAAGCAGGTGCGACGATTGTCAATACTGCCGCTGAAGCATGGGGAGCAGAGATGGTTCTGAAAGTAAAAGAGCCGGACGCTTCAGAATATCAGTATTTCCGTGAAGGGCTCATCTTATTTGCGTATTTACATTTAGCGCCGGAACTGAAACTGACACAAGCGCTGCTTGAAAATAAAGTGACTGCAATCGCTTATGAAACCGTTCAACTGCCAAGCGGCGGATTGCCTTTATTGGCGCCGATGAGCGAAGTTGCAGGCCGTATGGCAACACAGATCGGTGCACAGTACTTGGAAAAGACAAGAGGCGGAAAAGGCATTTTGCTTGCCGGAGTACCTGGCGTATCCCGCGGAAAAATCACAATTATCGGCGGCGGCCAGGCAGGCACGAACGCAGCGCGCGTTGCCATCGGAATCGGCGCACATGTAACTATTTTGGATTTGTCAGTAGAACGTGTGCGTCAGCTTGATGAGATTTTCGGGGAACACATTCAAACACTGGTATCGAACCCGTATAATATTGCACACGCAGTAAAAGATGCAGACCTGGTCATCGGCTGTGTGCTGATTCCAGGTGCAAAAGCGCCGACACTTGTAACGGAAGAAATGGTTAAATCGATGAGCCCGGGCTCTGTACTGATCGACATCGCAATTGACCAGGGCGGAATTTTCGAAACATCCGACCGCGTCACAACGCATGATGACCCGACCTATACAAAACATGGCATCATCCATTACGCAGTCGCCAATATGCCGGGGGCAGTTCCACAGACATCCACTATGGCACTGACCAACGTAACTATTCCTTACGCACTTCAAATTGCCAATAAAGGCGTCAAAAAAGCATGTATGGACAATGAAGCACTGCGAAAAGGAATAAACACACTGGCCGGACACATCACCTATCAGGCAGTGGCAGAAGCGCAGGAATTAGAACATGTTCAAGTAGAAAAAGCATTGGAAACGATCTGA